The following proteins are co-located in the Xiphophorus hellerii strain 12219 chromosome 2, Xiphophorus_hellerii-4.1, whole genome shotgun sequence genome:
- the LOC116734476 gene encoding ankyrin repeat and BTB/POZ domain-containing protein BTBD11-A-like, with protein sequence MARSSKSAARTLEDLTLDSGYGGAADSFRSSSASLCCSEAHGGNYWHLTDSMHSRHNSLDTVNTVLVEDAEILECSGQCAKLPELEDVPWSLGEVASALCKDEEMSLPTPPQDVLLRLSVLVSRVLVRVAKEAQRLSLRYAKCTKYEVQSAIKIILSWSVSMSCIGAAVSALSMYNMSTDEDKFSRGKSARCGLIFNVGKFFRWMVDSRVAVRIHEHAAIYLAACMESLFREVYARVLRSALLERDNGIPKFTVEVLEQAVNGDAEVWGSVQPWQHLICGKNASGEL encoded by the coding sequence ATGGCAAGGAGTAGCAAGTCAGCAGCGAGGACCCTGGAGGATTTGACGCTAGATTCTGGTTATGGTGGAGCCGCTGACTCCTTCAGATCGTCCAGTGCGTCGCTGTGCTGCTCAGAGGCACATGGGGGGAATTACTGGCATTTAACCGACTCAATGCACAGTCGACACAACAGTCTGGACACTGTTAACACGGTCCTGGTTGAGGACGCCGAGATCCTGGAGTGCAGCGGGCAGTGCGCTAAACTACCCGAGCTTGAGGATGTGCCATGGAGCCTCGGGGAAGTTGCAAGCGCGCTGTGCAAGGACGAGGAGATGAGTCTTCCGACGCCCCCTCAGGACGTCCTGCTTAGGCTCTCGGTGCTGGTCAGCCGCGTCCTGGTCAGGGTCGCCAAGGAGGCGCAGCGCCTGAGCTTGCGCTACGCTAAATGCACTAAATACGAGGTACAAAGTGCCATAAAGATCATCCTGTCATGGAGCGTCTCGATGAGCTGTATCGGCGCGGCCGTCAGTGCCTTGTCCATGTACAACATGAGCACGGACGAGGACAAGTTCAGCCGAGGCAAGTCGGCACGCTGCGGGCTCATCTTCAACGTGGGGAAGTTCTTCAGGTGGATGGTGGACAGCAGGGTCGCGGTCAGGATCCACGAGCATGCGGCCATCTACCTGGCCGCTTGCATGGAGAGCCTCTTCCGCGAGGTGTACGCGCGGGTGCTGCGCAGCGCCCTGCTGGAGCGCGACAACGGGATCCCCAAGTTCACGGTGGAGGTCCTGGAGCAGGCCGTCAACGGCGACGCAGAGGTGTGGGGGTCGGTGCAGCCCTGGCAACACCTGATCTGCGGGAAGAATGCGAGTGGTGAGTTATGA
- the LOC116734429 gene encoding cryptochrome-1-like, giving the protein MKNSDSMGVNTIHWFRKGLRLHDNPALRDSIRGTDTLRCIYILDPWFAGSSSVGINRWRFLLHCLEDLDASLRKLNSRLFVIRGQPTDVFPRLFREWNIARLSYEYDSEPFGKERDAAIQKLASEAGVEVTVRISHTLYNLDKIIELNGGQPPLTYKRFQAIINQMDAVELPAETITSKVIKNCSTPITHDHDDKFGVPSLEELGFETEGLSTAVWPGGETEALMRLERHLERKAWVANFERPRMNSNSLLAAPTGLSPYLRFGCLSCRLFYFKLTDLYKKVKKNSTPPLSLYGQLLWREFFYTTATNNPCFDKMEGNPVCLQIPWDRNPEALAKWAEGQTGYPWIDAIMTQLRQEGWIHHLARHAVACFLTRGDLWISWEEGMKVFEELLLDADWSVNAGSWMWLSCSSFFQQFFHCYCPVGFGRRTDPSGDYIRRYLPVLRGFPAKYIYDPWNAPEDVQKAAKCIIGTNYPRPMVNHAEASRVNIERMKQIYQQLSCYKGLGLLATVPANPNNGANGSNVGGANAYSAVRSFESPLLQEGTSQTVGRRQSSQKRRHEETEPECSFKSWKHSK; this is encoded by the exons ATGAAGAATTCAGACAGCATGGGAGTCAACACCATCCATTGGTTTAGGAAGGGACTGCGACTGCACGACAACCCGGCTCTGAGGGACTCTATCCGGGGTACTGACACTCTGCGATGCATCTACATCCTGGACCCATGGTTCGCTGGTTCCTCTAGTGTTGGCATCAATAGATGGAG GTTTTTGCTGCATTGTTTAGAGGATTTGGATGCAAGTCTGCGCAAACTTAACTCCCGCTTGTTTGTGATCAGAGGTCAACCCACAGATGTCTTCCCTCGTCTTTTTAGG GAATGGAATATTGCACGGTTATCCTATGAATATGACTCTGAGCCATTTGGAAAGGAACGTGATGCTGCCATCCAGAAACTAGCCAGTGAGGCTGGCGTGGAGGTCACTGTCCGGATTTCACACACACTCTATAACCTGGACAA GATTATAGAACTCAATGGTGGTCAGCCTCCACTAACATATAAGCGCTTCCAGGCTATAATTAACCAAATGGATGCTGTGGAGCTGCCTGCAGAGACAATCACatcaaaagtaataaaaaactGCTCCACTCCAATTACTCATGATCATGATGACAAGTTTGGAGTTCCATCCCTTGAAGAGCTTG GTTTTGAGACAGAGGGCCTCAGCACTGCAGTCTGGCCAGGCGGAGAAACAGAAGCCCTCATGAGATTAGAACGACATCTGGAGAGGAAG GCGTGGGTGGCAAACTTTGAGCGTCCTCGAATGAACTCCAACTCCCTGTTAGCCGCTCCTACAGGCCTCAGCCCGTATCTGCGCTTTGGATGTCTCTCTTGTCGGCTCTTCTACTTCAAACTCACAGATCTTTACAAAAAG GTGAAGAAGAACAGCACACCGCCTCTGTCCCTTTATGGCCAGCTCTTATGGAGGGAATTCTTCTACACAACGGCCACCAACAACCCCTGCTTTGACAAGATGGAGGGAAACCCCGTGTGTCTTCAAATACCCTGGGACCGAAACCCGGAAGCACTGGCCAAGTGGGCAGAGGGACAAACAGGTTATCCATGGATCGACGCTATAATGACCCAGCTGAGACAGGAGGGCTGGATCCATCATTTGGCCCGGCACGCTGTGGCCTGTTTCCTCACAAGGGGAGACCTCTGGATCAGCTGGGAAGAAGGCATGAAA GTCTTTGAGGAGTTGTTACTCGATGCAGACTGGAGTGTAAACGCCGGCAGCTGGATGTGGCTTTCTTGCAGTTCATTTTTCCAGCAGTTTTTCCACTGCTACTGTCCCGTGGGATTTGGTCGACGCACTGACCCCAGTGGCGACTACATACG tcgTTACTTGCCTGTGTTGAGGGGTTTTCCTGCAAAATACATCTATGATCCTTGGAATGCCCCGGAGGATGTGCAAAAGGCAGCGAAGTGTATCATAGGAACCAACTACCCCAGACCCATGGTGAACCACGCCGAGGCCAGCCGCGTCAACATCGAGAGGATGAAGCAGATTTACCAGCAGCTCTCCTGCTACAAAGGACTGG GGCTACTTGCAACTGTTCCAGCAAATCCTAACAATGGTGCAAATGGCAGCAACGTCGGAGGAGCCAATGCTTACTCTGCTGTAAGGTCCTTTGAAAGCCCCCTGTTGCAGGAGGGAACATCTCAAACAG TTGGAAGGAGACAGTCCTCGCAGAAACGCCGTCATGAAGAGACGGAACCTGAATGCAGCTTCAAATCCTGGAAGCACAGCAAATAG